From the genome of Miscanthus floridulus cultivar M001 chromosome 10, ASM1932011v1, whole genome shotgun sequence, one region includes:
- the LOC136486422 gene encoding uncharacterized protein — translation MPPPFPPSPPPPPPRLLAGGDHHPPPTSASSPEHPFLSAHLVLPSPSPSPADLSSPHLPLALAFAFLTQPSPLPRRLLVVLHAAGARFPAFYHAFASALLSLPFPLLLPHPRTRLLLAASELARAAAPGFAPLLASLLRRVPFPGDARLLEVLHEHASFLADEEPQLLATAVFAFLRLLSRNRLAPAAGSVECKDCEECKGAKNLQECRGMLVSFCVSMLQDHFQVCALLGRDLVRSLHELALVPEFQVLWRDLILDRAANVCQIGTPRWCSAVAITSEMEMQLLFMMNNVKWGDQKRYQLWFARKHLVVPGGEERIPDIVRFICCGYHPTNEVMQSGVIARWAVVGWLLTSCSKGYVVANAKLALFYDWLFFEEGRGSVMNIEPAMLLMVNSVSQYTDITNMLLEFLFLLIDNYDVQRKEAIAHGVRSAFGVLVKKGVVPSLEPLTGCDKLSPLLRQKLLAFLSNTCEAAEEACGK, via the coding sequence ATGCCGCCGCCGTTTCCGCcgtctccccctccccctcccccgcgTCTCCTCGCCGGCGGCGACCACCACCCGCCCCCGACCTCCGCCTCCTCCCCGGAACACCCCTTCCTCTCGGCGCACCTCGTCCTCCCCTCCCCGTCTCCGTCCCCCGCCGATCTCTCCTCGCCGCACCTACCCCTCGCCCTCGCCTTCGCCTTCCTCACCCAGCCTTCCCCGCTCCCGCGCCGTCTCCTTGTCGTCCTCCACGCCGCCGGCGCCCGCTTCCCCGCCTTCTACCACGCCTTCGCGTcggctctcctctccctccccttccccctcctcctcccccacccgcgcacccgcctcctcctcgccgcctcggagctcgcccgcgcggcGGCGCCGGGGTTCGCGCCCCTCCTCGCCTCCCTCCTCCGCCGCGTGCCGTTCCCCGGGGACGCCCGCCTGCTCGAGGTTTTGCACGAGCACGCCTCGTTTCTCGCCGACGAAGAGCCCCAGCTCCTCGCCACCGCCGTGTTCgccttcctccgactcctctccCGGAACCGCCTCGCTCCGGCCGCAGGCAGCGTCGAGTGCAAGGACTGCGAGGAGTGCAAGGGTGCCAAAAATCTGCAAGAATGCAGGGGAATGCTGGTGTCTTTCTGCGTCTCCATGCTGCAGGATCACTTCCAAGTGTGCGCACTGCTCGGAAGGGACCTTGTGAGGTCGCTCCACGAGCTGGCGCTCGTGCCAGAGTTCCAGGTGCTGTGGCGAGATTTGATACTTGACCGTGCTGCCAACGTCTGTCAGATCGGCACACCCCGATGGTGCTCAGCTGTGGCCATCACGTCAGAGATGGAGATGCAACTCTTGttcatgatgaacaatgtgaagTGGGGGGATCAGAAGAGATACCAGCTGTGGTTTGCAAGGAAGCACCTGGTGGTTCCTGGAGGGGAGGAGAGGATCCCTGACATTGTGCGGTTCATATGCTGCGGGTACCACCCGACCAATGAGGTCATGCAATCTGGTGTCATTGCTCGCTGGGCGGTCGTAGGTTGGCTGCTGACGAGTTGCAGCAAGGGTTATGTTGTGGCGAATGCGAAGCTGGCGCTGTTCTATGACTGGTTGTTCTTCGAGGAGGGGAGGGGTAGTGTTATGAATATTGAACCTGCTATGCTCCTGATGGTGAACTCAGTGTCTCAGTACACGGATATCACGAACATGCTGCTTGAGTTCTTGTTTCTTCTGATTGACAACTATGATGTGCAGAGGAAGGAGGCGATTGCACACGGTGTGAGGAGTGCGTTTGGGGTGCTAGTGAAGAAGGGAGTGGTTCCGTCATTGGAGCCATTGACAGGTTGTGACAAGTTATCACCGTTGCTCAGGCAAAAGCTTCTGGCATTTTTATCTAATACTTGTGAGGCGGCTGAAGAAGCTTGTgggaagtga
- the LOC136486423 gene encoding fructose-bisphosphate aldolase, chloroplastic, with amino-acid sequence MASATLLKSSFLPKKAEWGATRQAAATKPVTVNMVVRASAYADELVKTAKTIASPGRGILAMDESNATCGKRLDSIGLENTEANRQAYRTLLVSAPGLGQYISGAILFEETLYQSTVDGKKIVDVLNEQGIVPGIKVDKGLVPLAGSNNESWCQGLDGLASREAAYYQAGARFAKWRTVVSIPNGPSELAVKEAAWGLARYAAISQENGLVPIVEPEILLDGEHGIERTFEVAQKVWAETFYYMSENNVMFEGILLKPSMITPGAECEEKATPEQVAEYTLKLLHRRIPPAVPGIMFLSGGQSEVEATQNLNAMNQSPNPWHVSFSYARALQNTCLKTWGGRPENVKAAQEALLLRAKANSLAQLGKYTSDGEAAAAKEGMFVKNYSY; translated from the exons ATGGCATCTGCTACTCTCCTCAAATCGTCTTTCCTTCCCAAGAAGGCTGAATGGGGTGCCACGCGCCAGGCTGCCGCTACCAAGCCGGTGACTGTCAACATGGTTGTCCGTGCTAGCGCCTATGCTGATGAGCTTGTCAAAACCGCG AAAACCATCGCATCACCAGGAAGGGGTATCCTTGCCATGGATGAGTCAAACGCTACCTGCGGCAAGAGGCTTGACTCCATTGGCCTTGAGAACACTGAGGCCAACCGCCAGGCTTACAGGACCCTCCTTGTCAGTGCCCCAGGCCTGGGACAGTACATCTCTGGTGCTATCCTCTTCGAGGAGACCCTCTACCAGTCAACTGTTGATGGCAAGAAGATTGTTGACGTCCTTAATGAGCAGGGAATCGTGCCTGGTATCAAGGTCGACAAG GGTCTTGTGCCACTTGCTGGCTCCAACAACGAGTCGTGGTGCCAAGGTCTTGATGGCCTTGCTTCACGTGAAGCAGCCTACTACCAGGCTGGTGCCCGCTTCGCCAAGTG GCGCACTGTTGTCAGCATCCCCAACGGTCCATCTGAACTTGCCGTGAAGGAAGCTGCCTGGGGCCTTGCCCGCTATGCCGCCATTTCACAG GAAAATGGTCTGGTGCCAATTGTGGAGCCCGAAATCCTTCTTGATGGTGAGCACGGCATCGAGAGGACCTTCGAGGTCGCACAGAAGGTGTGGGCAGAGACCTTCTACTACATGTCTGAGAACAATGTGATGTTTGAGGGCATCCTGCTCAAGCCCAGCATGATCACCCCTGGTGCTGAGTGCGAGGAGAAGGCCACCCCTGAGCAAGTAGCCGAGTACACCCTCAAGCTCCTCCACAGAAGGATCCCTCCTGCCGTTCCTGGCATCATG TTCCTGTCTGGTGGGCAGTCTGAGGTTGAGGCGACCCAGAACCTGAACGCCATGAACCAGAGCCCCAACCCGTGGCATGTGTCCTTCTCCTACGCTAGGGCGCTGCAGAACACCTGCCTCAAGACATGGGGTGGCAGGCCCGAGAACGTGAAGGCAGCACAGGAAGCGCTGCTGCTGCGTGCCAAGGCCAACTCCCTGGCGCAGCTCGGCAAGTACACCAGCGATGGTGAGGCCGCTGCGGCCAAGGAGGGCATGTTCGTCAAGAACTACAGCTACTAA